In the genome of Vicia villosa cultivar HV-30 ecotype Madison, WI linkage group LG7, Vvil1.0, whole genome shotgun sequence, one region contains:
- the LOC131620076 gene encoding uncharacterized protein LOC131620076, with product MPKPTASWIIRALFKHKVVIMDSDAWKEFEITGIYNTNNVYRELKGANPTVPWKNLIRGNWARPRSIFVLWMACQKRLQTKDRLARFGTMTDGKCLFCGEIETCDHLLFACRFTKDLWKQVITWMQLYHMPQEWDSELKWCITVGRGKSHRAKLIKICLAETVYYVWINRNKGFFQQATDKELVFQEIKVVVLERIQLDRKLRDYCNVVLAN from the coding sequence ATGCCTAAACCTACTGCCTCATGGATCATTCGAGCTTTGTTCAAGCATAAGGTGGTTATCATGGATTCAGATGCTTGGAAAGAGTTTGAGATAACTGGAATTTACAATACCAACAATGTTTATAGGGAGCTCAAAGGAGCTAACCCGACTGTGCCCTGGAAAAATTTGATAAGAGGAAATTGGGCAAGGCCTAGATCCATCTTTGTGCTATGGATGGCTTGCCAAAAGAGGTTGCAGACAAAGGATAGATTGGCAAGATTTGGAACAATGACTGATGGGAAATGCCTTTTCTGTGGTGAGATTGAAACCTGTGATCACCTCTTGTTTGCGTGCAGGTTTACTAAGGATCTGTGGAAGCAGGTGATAACATGGATGCAACTATATCATATGCCTCAAGAATGGGATTCTGAATTGAAGTGGTGTATCACTGTTGGTCGTGGCAAGAGCCACCGTGCTAAGTTGATTAAAATATGTCTGGCTGAAACGGTTTACTATGTATGGATCAACAGGAACAAGGGGTTTTTCCAACAAGCCACTGATAAAGAACTTGTTTTCCAAGAAATCAAAGTGGTTGTTCTTGAGAGAATTCAACTTGATAGGAAGCTAAGAGATTATTGTAATGTAGTTCTTGCTAATTAG